The DNA segment CGATTCGGGTCATCAGTTCACGCGAAACTTCCAGGTTTTCACTACTGCCCAACGCAAAGTCCAAGACGTGTTTACGGCCTCCGCTGTCGATCCCCAGTGCCACTACGGCAGTCTGATCTTTGCTCAAATGGATGCCGTCAAGCATCAACGCACACCAGGTGATCGAGCTCAGGTCCTTCCCTCGCATCTGCTCAATCAACTTGTTGCCAGCGTCCTTCCAAAGTCGCGAAACGTTGGATTTTTTGACACCGGGAGAATTCGGCTTTAGCTCTTCGATACCGCGAGAAGTGACCCCCGAAACGATCGCTTGTACGATCTGTGCCTGTAACTGTTGGGGATCTTTGGCGACACGGTAGGTGCTTAGTTCAACTTCATGACTGGAGCCGTTACTGAACTTCTGACGCACTCGCGGCCGGACAACTTCTTCGCGTTCGCCCTCGTACAGCACACGCCCTGAGCTTGAGCCGGCACGATAGACATCGCTGGACGTGGGATCGTGCTTGGGACCGCACAGCTCCGTTACTTCTGCGGCCATGACTTCACTGATCATTTCCCGCACGTGACCTCTCAGGAAATTGCGAAAGATCTGTCCGGTTTCAGAAGCTGAAACTTGCCCCAGTGATTCTAAAAGACTAACTTCATTCATGATGGTCTCCCCGTCGGTTGCTGCCGACGAAAATTGGAAAGTTGTGGAGAGCAGAGTCTGCTCTCCGGGAGACCATCTTTCAACTTTCAACAATTATTTGGACGCTTCCTAAAAGTCCATGCCGGGCGATTAAACGGCTGTCCAGAGTATTCGGAGTCCTTGATGACCCTGTTCAGCCGATGGCTCTAAGGCAATAATAAAACATCGCTGGAATTGATTTGCCGTCAATCCATCGTAGGATCCATGCTCTCTTGCCCCGGATCATGGCTCTGTTTTTTGGCGTGAGGTTTTCTTCAGCGTCGCTCAAGCGGCAGAAGCCCCTCCGATTTGATGCGTTCGAGTTCGGCATTGGAAATCATCCATTCTTTTGCACTGCCGCGCCCGCAGACTCGTTTTTCAGCTTTGACTCGTCCTAGCCGGCACCATTCGCGAACGCTGTAAGCGGCTCGATCTAAAATCTCTCCAACAGTCTTGGTGTCGTACCACTCTTGGATAGCTTTGGCTTCAACCAATCGATTTAGCTGAAGCTCTATCCGTTCAAGCTGAGTAAGAATCGTTTCCATCATCGTTTACGCCTTTCACTTCGGGTCACGGTGAATGAATCGTCCAATCTGTCCGACGCCTAATTGACGCTTGAATGCCCCTAAAGGGGAAATCGAATCGAGTTGTTCTTCTTCCCTCTTGGCAGAAACGTCTTGAACCTCGACCCCGCAATTCTGGGTCAATACCTTGCTCCTGAACGATGCGAACTTCGATAAGTTATCCACAGGCTGCAGTGTGTTATATAAGTGTTAAATAAAGTGTTACGCTGTGGATAGCCAGCGATAACCTTCTGAAATTTGCACCTTTTTCAAGGTAGCCTGTGGGTAAAATGTCGTTCGATTGTGTGTGGAATGTCGAAAAGGCGTGTGTGAAATGACGAAGACAGTTCGGGTCTGCGCGAGGATTCAAACGCTTTTCACTTGTGGGTGAAATGTCGTTTTAGCTTGACAGTGTGGGCGAAATGTCGTTTGTCATTAGGGGTATGAATGAAACCACGACAACACGCTCGCCGCTGCTTCCCGACCGGCATCCCACACACGACTTCTTCGTTTGCGACATTTTCAACGCGGCTCCTAAAAGTGACATGGCGTCGATGGAGCATCCAATCTTCAGCCTTTCCACCAAGCCTGATCGCAGTATTCGTCGATACGATCACGGTGACTTATTCGTTGAGATCCGACCGTCCGCTGACGGGCTCGCGACAGTTCACGATCGCGATATTCTCATCTACTGCATTAGCCAAGTTATGGCGGCAAAGAATGCCGGACGGTCCGCGTCGCAGATCATTAGGTTTCGCGGCCACGAATTACTGCGAGCTACAAACCGAATGACTAATGGGCGGGGCTATGATGGGCTCAAGGCGGCTTTGGAGCGCCTCGCCGGCACCAGGATCACGACCAACGTTGTCACGGGCGGCAAAGAGATCATCCGTGGATTCGGGCTGATCGATCAATACGAAATTGTCCGGGAAACTCGGGGCGGTCGCATGCAGGAGGTCGAGGTTAAACTCTCAGACTGGGTTTTTAACGCCGTAGAGCATCATGAGGTGCTGACGCTGAGCCGAGACTACTTCCGGTTAAGGAAGCCTATTGAGCGGCGAATTTACGAGCTCGGTCGCAAGCATTGCAATCGCAAGGCAGAATGGAAGATTTCCCTCGCCCTACTTCAAAAAAAATGCGGAGCCGTTTCGTCATCTAGGGAGTTCCGACGACTGGTCAACAACATTGTCCAGGAAGATCGAACCTATTCTCACATGCCCGACTAT comes from the Roseimaritima multifibrata genome and includes:
- a CDS encoding IS256 family transposase, encoding MLKVERWSPGEQTLLSTTFQFSSAATDGETIMNEVSLLESLGQVSASETGQIFRNFLRGHVREMISEVMAAEVTELCGPKHDPTSSDVYRAGSSSGRVLYEGEREEVVRPRVRQKFSNGSSHEVELSTYRVAKDPQQLQAQIVQAIVSGVTSRGIEELKPNSPGVKKSNVSRLWKDAGNKLIEQMRGKDLSSITWCALMLDGIHLSKDQTAVVALGIDSGGRKHVLDFALGSSENLEVSRELMTRIVNRGFTCDHRLYVVLDGSDALRGAVVEFFSDAVIQRCLVHKERNIKGKLSKRHWGELSRLFTRLRRVQGIEAAEEIFGELKTFLEPINAEAYRSLHEAGDDLLALHRLNVPNTLHRSLLSTNAIENSFLNTRRRLGRVTRFRAETDQASRWLSYALLEAEKGFRRITGHTSLPLLVAALGRPEVPPA
- a CDS encoding replication initiator protein A, with the protein product MNETTTTRSPLLPDRHPTHDFFVCDIFNAAPKSDMASMEHPIFSLSTKPDRSIRRYDHGDLFVEIRPSADGLATVHDRDILIYCISQVMAAKNAGRSASQIIRFRGHELLRATNRMTNGRGYDGLKAALERLAGTRITTNVVTGGKEIIRGFGLIDQYEIVRETRGGRMQEVEVKLSDWVFNAVEHHEVLTLSRDYFRLRKPIERRIYELGRKHCNRKAEWKISLALLQKKCGAVSSSREFRRLVNNIVQEDRTYSHMPDYAVDLNDDDMVIFTSRGTIASLTTSSDVDLSHVRISGDGYDQARLAAPGWDIHRVEQEWREWMTESPTNSDAAFIGFCRKWFEKRGRPA